Proteins from a genomic interval of Odontesthes bonariensis isolate fOdoBon6 chromosome 7, fOdoBon6.hap1, whole genome shotgun sequence:
- the LOC142384911 gene encoding protein-glutamine gamma-glutamyltransferase 2-like: MIHLRNSNSSLCVRVQLCVVFLSGLIADVDLRSRENNSAHRTREIDRERLIVRRGQPFSITVQCSETLPPEHHLELLLRLGKRDEVVIQLQGERGARNRWWLHQQGAQDELLLTLHSPADAVIGQYRLAVLVMSPDGQVVDKKDESSFHLLFNPWCRDDVVYLPDESLLPEYIMNEDGVIYMGTWDYIRSIPWNYGQFEDYVMDICFEVLDNSQDALKSSKMDVERRSDPVYISRTITAMVNANGDRGVLAGRWQPPYSDGVAPNRWTGSVPILREWSKAGTGAVKYGQCWVFAAVACTMLRCLGIPTRLITNFSSAHDTDGNLSIDVLENFESTDKRDSSWNFHCWVESWMRRDDLPKGNDGWQVLDPTPQERSDGEFRCGPCPVTAIKEGNLGVKYDAKFVFAEVNADIIHWRVRPDGQREKISVDQRGVGRNISTKSVYGDVREDVTLLYKYPEGSEKEREVYEKAGRRVTEPTNESAAPGRLRLSVKHAEPIFGTDFDVITEVKNEGGGDAHVQLTVLAMAVTYNSLHRGECQRQMINVTVPAHQAYRKVLRLRYEDYAKCISEHHVIRVKALAEAQGGNEPIMTVADVSLSMPELLVQVPGKAAVWQQVTAFISFTNPLPAPLKGGVFTVEGAGLLSATQIHVDGDISAGQQVSVRLSFSPTRTGVRKLLVDFDSDRLKDVKGVATVVVRKKHRNNIPVIPGSD; encoded by the exons ATGATTCATCTGAGGAATTCAAACTCGTCTCTCTGTGTCAGAGTTCAACTTTGTGTTGTTTTCTTATCAGGACTGATTGCTGACGTGGATCTCAGAAGTCGTGAGAACAACTCGGCTCACCGCACCAGGGAGATCGATCGGGAGCGCTTGATTGTGCGCAGGGGTCAGCCTTTCTCCATAACTGTGCAGTGCTCCGAAACGCTGCCCCCCGAACACCACCTGGAGCTGCTTCTACGCCTCG ggaAAAGAGACGAGGTGGTGATCCAGCTCCAGGGAGAGCGTGGAGCCAGAAACAGGTGGTGGCTCCACCAGCAGGGGGCCCAGGATGAGCTGCTGCTGACTCTGCACAGTCCAGCGGACGCCGTCATCGGCCAATACCGTCTCGCTGTGCTGGTGATGTCACCTGACGGGCAGGTTGTAGATAAGAAGGATGAAAGCAGCTTCCACCTGCTGTTCAACCCTTGGTGCAGAG ATGATGTGGTGTACCTGCCTGATGAGAGTCTGCTCCCCGAGTACATCATGAATGAAGATGGAGTCATTTACATGGGGACCTGGGATTACATCCGCAGCATTCCCTGGAATTATGGCCAG TTTGAGGATTATGTGATGGACATCTGTTTTGAAGTTCTGGACAACTCCCAAGATGCTCTGAAGAGCTCAAAGATGGACGTGGAGCGCAGATCCGACCCCGTTTACATCAGCAGGACGATCACTGCGATG GTGAACGCTAACGGCGACAGGGGTGTGTTAGCCGGGCGCTGGCAGCCACCGTACTCTGATGGAGTTGCACCGAATCGATGGACCGGTAGCGTGCCGATCCTCCGAGAGTGGAGCAAGGCCGGCACCGGAGCGGTGAAATATGGCCAGTGCTGGGTGTTTGCTGCTGTCGCTTGCACAA TGCTGCGCTGTCTTGGAATCCCAACTCGCCTCATCACCAACTTCTCTTCAGCCCATGACACTGATGGGAACCTCTCTATAGACGTCCTGGAGAACTTTGAGAGCACAGATAAGCGAGACAGCAGCTG GAACTTCCACTGTTGGGTCGAGTCCTGGATGAGGAGAGATGATCTCCCAAAAGGAAATGACGGCTGGCAGGTTTTGGACCCAACCCCTCAAGAACGGAGTGATG GTGAGTTTCGCTGCGGTCCGTGTCCTGTGACGGCCATCAAGGAGGGAAATCTGGGAGTCAAGTACGATGCAAAGTTTGTCTTCGCTGAGGTGAACGCTGACATCATCCACTGGAGGGTCCGACCGGACGGCCAGCGAGAAAAG ATCAGCGTGGATCAGAGAGGCGTGGGCAGGAACATCAGCACCAAAAGTGTTTACGGGGACGTCAGAGAAGACGTGACTCTGCTATACAAATATCCTGAAG GCtcagagaaggagagagaagtGTATGAGAAGGCGGGTCGCCGGGTCACCGAGCCGACCAATGAGAGTGCAGCACCAGGACGACTGAGGCTTTCAGTCAAGCATGCCGAGCCCATATTTGGAACGGACTTTGACGTGATTACTGAG GTGAAGAATGAAGGAGGTGGAGATGCCCATGTTCAGCTGACTGTGCTGGCCATGGCTGTAACTTACAACTCTCTCCACCGGGGGGAGTGTCAGAGGCAGATGATTAATGTGACGGTGCCAGCTCACCAAG CCTACAGAAAAGTGCTGCGTCTGCGCTATGAGGATTACGCCAAGTGTATCTCTGAGCATCATGTGATCAGGGTGAAAGCACTGGCAGAGGCTCAGGGGGGGAATGAGCCCATCATGACTGTGGCTGACGTCTCACTGAGCATGCCTGAGCTCCTCGTACAG GTTCCTGGAAAGGCTGCTGTGTGGCAACAGGTGACGGCCTTCATCTCCTTCACCAATCCTCTGCCAGCCCCTCTGAAGGGGGGCGTGTTCACCGTGGAGGGGGCCGGCCTGCTGTCTGCCACTCAGATCCACGTTGA TGGGGATATTTCAGCCGGCCAGCAGGTATCTGTGAGGCTGTCTTTCTCTCCCACAAGGACCGGGGTGAGGAAGCTTCTGGTGGATTTCGACTCCGACCGGCTGAAGGACGTGAAGGGAGTCGCCACCGTGGTCGTCCgcaagaaacacagaaataacatcCCTGTGATTCCTGGTTCTGATTAA